The genomic interval CTTAAGCTTTATAACCTTTCGTATTGTTTGATTAAATAGCAAATTTTACTCTAAAACGTTTTTTAGAAAATTCATTCTCTCATTCCCATTACCTTTTACTATGATATCTACCCCGCTATCAATAACAGAATCCACGTTATTTCCCTTCGCTACTTTCATGGCGGCTTGAACACTTAAATAACCCATATCATAAGGATTTTGTGCTACTGTACCTGGCAGCTTTCCTTCATCAACTAATTTAACCATTTCAATAATTCCATCCGCACCAATGACTGGCATTTTTTTCCCTTGGGCCTCAAGTTGATCAAAAGCATTTAATGCCATAATATCAGTTGTTGCAATGACACCCTTGACATTAGGATGATTCTGCAAAATCTCTTTCATTGCTTGTTTAACTGGTACAGATTCATTTGGTAAATCTACTTTTTCAGAGGCGATGATGATCCCTGCTTCTTCTAAACTTAACTTTGCTCCTTTTACCCGTTCACCAGACACTTGACTAGTCATATTCCCGGCAATGACAGCAACCTCATCACCAGGGTATAATTCCGATGCTAATAATTCTCCTGCTTTTCTACCTAATTTATAATTATCGGTGCCTATATAGGAAGCCTTACCCTCCAAAGGAATATTCGTATCTAATAATAAAACTGGAATTTTATCCTCAATAAACTCCTCAAGGACAGACATGTATTTAGGAACCTCTATTGGAGCACAAACTAAAACGTCAGGCTTTTCGAATAGGATTTTCTTTAACATTTCTTCGTGATCTGCCTCTTCTGATTCGGTACTAGGTGCAATCACTTCACCATCTATCCCAAAGTCTTGAAACCCCTTTTCTGCCCCAGCTTTTACTATTTCCCAATACTGAGTATCTAAATCTTTTAATACAACAACTATTTTTGGCTTTGGAACTTCCATTTTTTTAGTTATAAAAAATATTATAATAGCAGAAATTACAACTATACATAAAAGAAATACAAAACTACTTTTCACAAAATAATCCCCTTCTCTTTTACTTATTTTAAAGAAAGTAAGAAGAAACTTCTAAATTAAACAAGTATTTTAAACAAAAAGAAGTTTTCACTTAAATTTCTTCGAGCGTTACAAAGAGGTAATCGCCCCTAATTTTTGTACATGTTTTTGCCACGACTTTATGTGAAAAGGATACCATATCTTTAAGCATTGAGAAATCACTAAAAAACGAGTCTTATTTCCAAAATGGGATATATGGTAGAATAACACCCCTATAAAAATGCGTCTCAACCCTGTGGAATCAACAAATTTTATAGTGATACTTCGAATAATTGATTGAATTATACTATTAGAAAACGAGTGTACCTCCTGCTTGGTTAACAAAATGGAAAACAACCATTAAATCCACATTGATATCTTCTCAAAATAAATCAATTAATATCTCTTACACCCTATACTTGCGAATTTTAAGTTCATCATAAAATTTTTGACAACGAGTTAAAAATAAGGTAAATTACCAAAGGACGAACATTTTTTACAACTCAAAATAATAATATTCGTTTTTAGGGGTGCAAAATATGGAGAATGTGTTTGATTATGAAGATATTCAATTAATTCCAGCAAAGTGTATAGTAGATAGCCGTTCTGAATGTGATACTACTGTAACTTTAGGTGAACATAAATTTAAATTACCTGTTGTACCTGCAAATATGCAGACAATTATCGATGAAAAAATAGCGATTTATTTAGCAGAAAAAGGCTACTTTTATGTCATGCATCGTTTTCAGCCAGAAAAACGAGTGTCTTTTATAAAAGATATGAAATCACGTGGATTGATCGCCTCTATTAGTGTTGGGGTAAAAGAAGAAGAGTATGGATTTATTCAACAATTATCAGAAGAAAATCTTGTACCTGAATATATTACGATTGATATTGCACATGGTCATTCCAATGCTGTAATTAAGATGATCCATCATATTAAGAAGCTCTTACCACAAAGTTTTGTGATTGCAGGTAATGTCGGAACTCCTGAAGCAGTAAGAGAGTTAGAGAACGCTGGAGCGGATGCGACAAAAGTTGGGATCGGACCTGGAAAGGTATGTATTACAAAAATCAAAACTGGATTCGGAACGGGTGGTTGGCAATTAGCTGCTTTACGTTGGTGTGCAAAGGCAGCAAGCAAACCGATTATTGCAGATGGAGGAATTCGTACACATGGTGACATTGCAAAATCTATCCGATTTGGTGCATCAATGGTCATGATTGGTTCATTATTTGCTGGCCATGAAGAATCTCCGGGTGAAACGATTGAAAAAGATGGAAAGCTCTATAAAGCATACTTTGGTTCAGCTTCAGAATTTCAAAAAGGCGAAAAGAAAAATGTTGAAGGCAAAAGAATGTATGTAGAACATAAAGGTTCTTTAATTGATACTTTAATAGAAATGGAGCAGGACCTACAATCTTCTATTTCATATGCTGGAGGCAAAAAACTAGATGCGATACGTAATGTAGATTATGTTGTCGTTAAGAATTCAATCTTTAATGGTGATAAGACATTTTAAATGTAATGAAACTTTTTAATAGTTGATTTCAAACTAGGTGAGTAAGTTATGTAATACTTGCTCATCTTTTTTTATATAATCACCATCTGCCAATGATAATTTCCCCCTCACCACCGCTTCATTTTCATTATTCCTGCCTTCAATGAAAAGATCGACTATTTCCCCCTCCAACATTATTTTGGCAACTAAATGAATCGTATCATTCATATAGATTGGTTTTAGAAACTGCATCTGAAACGTAAAAACCATCATTCCCTTTTCGGTAAAAGAAGAAACGATATCAAGTGAGAGGCCCATTGTTAACATACCATGGGCAATCGGTGCCTTAAATCCAGAACGTTCAGCTTCATCTTGATAAAGATGAATGGGATTAAAATCCCCTGAAAGAGAGGCGTACTTCATCATTTTTTCTTCTGTTATGGTAAACGAACGACTAATTCGGACACACATCGAAAACACTCGCTTCCTTCTTTGTTATACCCTACGAGAGATTGGGTGTAAAACATATATTTTCCTTTTTGTATTTCTTGTTCAAGTGTCACAACACAGCGATAACTTTCACCACTGAAAAGTTCTTTGAAACATTCACATGTCTGTTTTCGATGAATCGGTGCTGCCTGGAATTCCCATGGAACCTTGATATATCGGTATAAAATCATCGGAAAGGTTGGTGGTAACCTGTTTTGTTTTCCAACAATCGCTTCATAGTTTTGCACCATTTCTTCAGTAATCGTCACAATCGTTGTAACTTTTTTCATATCATACTCTCCCATAATATTGCGATCCCAATACCTCCGCCAATGCCAATCGTACTGATGATATAGTTTACTTTGTAACGCTGCACTTCATAAAATAATCGTGTCACCAATATGGCTCCTGAAGCCCCATATGGATGGCCTAAAGCAATGGCGCCGCCTTCTATGTTTAATTTCCCATAAGGAATCCCAAGCTCTCTTGCACATGCCACTACCTTTGAAGCAAACGCTTCATTTAATTCAATCAAGTCAATGTCCCGAATTGATAAAGAATGTTTAAATAAAATTTTTGAAACAGCTGGTATCGGGCCAGTTGCAGGATAGTTGGGATTCAACCCTGTTACAATACTATCGACAAAACGCAGGACAGGCTGATATCCTAATTCCTCAGCTTTTCCCTCAGACATAATAAGAACCGCTGCTGCCCCATCATTAATTCCACAGCAATTCCCTAGTGTTACCGTTCCATTTTCCTTAAAACAAGGGGATAATCGATGCAGCATTCTCTCATAGTTCAACTTGGGATTTAAGCGTTCATCTTGTAAGGAAACATCATTAATTTTTACAAGTTCATCAGAATAATAGTTATTTTTTAAGGAATGCATCGCTCTTTTATAACTTAGAAGAGCGTATTCGTCCTGCATGCTCCTAGTAATCCCGTACTTTTCTGCAACATACTCAGCAGCAACGCCCATGTCAGGGTCACCAATATGGTCAGGAGAAAAGCGGGCTCTTTTTTCGTACTTAGATTGGCTGGTACTTTCAACACCGCCTGCAAGAAATATTTCTCCAGCTCCACCTTGGATGAGGTGACATGCAATGCGAATTGCTTCTAATCCAGATCCACATTGCCGGTCAATCGTAACGCCTGGAACAGAATAAGGCAGACCACTCTCCAATGCTGATAGCCTTGCAATATTTCCCCCGGGACCTACCACATTTCCCAAAATGATATCATCAACCGGTTCGGTAAGATCTTGAACGATATCTCTAATAACAAATGCCGCTAATTGTTCAGGGCTATACTGCTTTAAGAAACCATCTTTTTTCCCTATAACTGTACGCTTAGCCTTCACGATCACCGCCCTTGTCATTTTAATGCTCCTTTCTCAAACAACTTTTTTATTTCTTGGCGTGAAATTTTCCCTCCAGTTGTATACGGAAACGTATCTACTTTTCTCCATATCTGTGGAATTTTATAAGATGATAAAGTCTTAAGACAATATGATTTCAATAAAGGTAAAGACACATTTCCATTAATAAATGCAGCTACTTTCTCTCCCCAATATTCATCATCGATTCCCAAAACAACTGCTTCATCGACCCCTTCATATCTTTTTAATACTTGTTCAATTTCTTGAGGGTATATATTCATACCACCATATAAAATCATGTCATTTTGCCGACCAAGTAAGTATATATACCCCTTCTCATCTATTTTTGCAATATCATATACAGTCGCCCACTCACCTTGTAATACTTTCTTTGTTTCTTGCTCATTATTTAAATAACCATCAAAAAGCATTTTACTTTTCACATACAATATTCCATCTTCCCCGACCTTTACTTCTCGTCCTTTTTCATTCCGAATACTAATTTCAACATTATGAAACACCCTGCCAACTGAATCTGCATAGCTAACTTGTTCATCATTCTTTAAAACCGAAACATAACTAAGCTCTGATGATCCGTAAAACTCATAAAAAGTTGCATTTGGAAACTGCTGGCGCATTTTTGACTTTACACTGGGCAGCCATTTCGCCCCTGTCGATATAAAAGAAACAGATTGTTCATGAAAATAACCAGCATTTAATAGTCCTTGAATCATAGTCGGTACGACATATACAGTAGAAATCGGATAAGTACGTAAGGAATTCATCAACCGTGCTGGTGAAAATTTTTTCAACACGTAGATCGTTCCACCTAAAAATAAAGTACTTAAGGCTCCATATAAAAAAGTAGAATTTACAAATGAACCAGGGATTAATACATGTTCTTTTTCCGTCATCTCAAGATCTACTTGATTACATCGGAAACTTTCAATCCATGAATGATGGGATCGTATAAAGGCTTTTGGTTGCCCTGTTGAACCAGAGGTAAAACCAATGTAAAAAGGGACATTTTCATCCTTGTCTTGAATATCGATATTAGAACCTAGCCATTCCTCAATCTCATCTGAAAAAATTGTCTTTATTGGATGCTGATGAAAAAATTCCTTCATCTTTTCATCAGCAATAATGAGATCAGGTGTTACTTGTTGAAGACGTTCCACTATTTCCCTTTCTTTCCATCTCATATCACCAACAATACTTGCCCAGCCAGCTTCACTTGCACCAGCGAAAAGTTGTAAAAACAATCGGCCATTTGGCAAGAATAAAGCAACTCTTTTATTGATGACCGTTTCTTTATAAAAAGAGGCAGCTGTTCGCTGCACTAAGTTCAACCAATCACCATATGTAACCCTTTCGTCATCTGTAACAATCGCAATCCGATTGTCAGCCCTTTCAGCAAAACTCTTATAAGTGCTAGTAATTTTCATTAAACCTCCAGCCTTTCGGAAATCGGTATAGAATGTTGCAATTTTACAGCAAGCAATGAAGCAACAATTACTTTCAAAAGATCACCTGGTATATACACAAGACTAAGCAGTGCTGCGTGATCTATAGAAACATTCATCATCAATGCTTGAATGGGAATACCAAATAAATAAACTACTAAAATACCACCCAAAATATTAGCAAGCAAAATCTTAATAAATGATACGCTTTTCATACGATAAGCTAAAAATCCGATCACATATGCACCAAGGATCCAGCCGATGAGGTACCCTCCGGATGGACTAAAAAACACACCGATTCCACCTCTGCCGCCAGATAATAGAGGTAAACCAGTCATGACAAGTAATAAAAATAAGATCTGACTTAAAGCAGCATATTTTGGACCAAAACGTGCTCCTAATACACTTCCTGACAACATGACACCCAATGTTTGTAAAGTAATTGGTACTGGAGAAACCCCTGTAAAGATGGGAGGAAGAAGCCCTAATGCTCCCATAATTGTTGCAAACATTGAAACATAGATTAGTTTTTTTACTTTCATATGTTAACCTACTCTCATTAAAAGTTAACATAATTATAATGCTGTTCTTAATTATTTGTAAAGAGCATATGAACACTGAATAGAGCGTATCTATACTCACAAGTGTTATTTTCTATATAAAAATAGCCCCAACTTCATACAGAAGTTGAGACTATGCTAAGAAATTTATTCATTTGAGCAAGAAAGTGACAATGTGTTAACCCTTTCTTGTTATCTTTTTAAAGGAAGGATACTTAGATGATACGAGTTGTCACGATACCTTCGATTTCTTTAATTTTCTCCTCTAATTCAGGAATAATATCCGCATTTACCTCATTGTCAATGTCAATTAGCGTATACGCGTATTCCCCGCGGCTTCTGTTAACCATGTCTGCGATATTTAAATGGTAACTAGAGAAAGCCAATGTAATTTGACCAACCATGTTCGGTACGTTTTTATGGAAAGCTGCTACACGACGCTTTCCTGTATAAGGAATTGAAGCATTTGGGAAATTCACTGAGTTTTTGATATTTCCTGTTTCTAGAAATTCTTTCACTTGACGTGCTGCCATAATAGCACAGTTTTCCTCTGATTCTTTTGTAGAAGCACCAAGATGTGGAATCGGAACTGCATTTTTCATTTTCAATACATTAGCATTCGGGAAGTCTGTAATATATTTACCAACTTTTCCACTTTCAAGTGCTGCTTCCATATCTGTTTCATTTACAAGCTCACCACGTGAGAAATTCAAAATATGAACTCCCGGCTTCATGATGGCAAATGTTTCATTGTTAAACATTCCTTTTGTGTCATTCGTTAAAGGAACGTGCACAGTAATATAATCTGAGTTAGCAAACAATTGCTCAAGCGTCATTGCACGTTGTACATTTCTAGATAAATTCCAAGCTGTATCAACAGAGATAAACGGATCAAATCCAATAACATCCATGTCTAAATCAAGTGCATCATTCGCAACAAGGGCACCAATTGCACCTAAACCAATGACACCTAAAGTTTTCCCCTTGATTTCTTTCCCAACAAATTGTTTTTTCCCTGCTTCAACAAGCTTAGGAATTTGATCGCCTTCACCATCTAATGTCTTTGTCCATTCTACACCGGCAAAAAGGTTACGAGAAGAAGCCATTAATGAAGTTAGAACCATTTCTTTTACAGCATTAGCGTTCGCACCAGGTGTATTAAAAACAACAATTCCTTGTTCTGTACATTTATCGACCGGAATATTATTAACACCTGCTCCAGCACGTGCAATAGCTTTTAAATTATTGTTTAATTCCATGTTATGCATGTTAAAGCTGCGAAGAACGATGGCATCTGGGTTTTCACTGTCATTATCAATTGTAAAACGCTCTGTATTAAATACATTTAGCCCGCTTTCTGCAATATTATTTAACGTTTTAATAGTTTTAACTTTATCTAAAGTGATTGTAGTCATAATGGATTCTCCTCTTTATATAGTGATAGTTTATTTTAAGCAAGTGTCCTTACCAATAATCAAAAATAATGATATCTGTATTTTCTAAAATATCGGAATATAACAGTAGTATTTACTTTAATATCCTCTCCTTATATACAGAAAGAGGTAAGGGAAATACTTCCCTTACCTCTGCCCAGGCGAACGGCTACGACACTATATGCTCCCTCGCGGTTATCCGCGTTTCGCCAGTTACATATAGCCTTTTCATTTCTTTCATTTTATCAAATTCTTCTGAAACCTTCAACATCTATTTTAAGTTTTGATACAGGAAAATCAATTTTATATTTATTGATAATTTTATTAGCTTATCACTCATAATCTTGATTAAAAATACTACAAATTAAAAATGTACATTGATTTTATATGATTTTTTTAAAAAACGTAGTCTGTAACCACATGAATAGTAAAATCAGGAATTGTTCTAAAATTAGGCTATTAAAAATTAACGTTTGAAAGATAGATGTTTGAGGAATGGAACAATTATGATCAATAGGAGGTATTTTGAATGAATAATGTAGAAACGTACCTTGAAAGCAGACTACCAGAAATGAAGAGCTTATTAGAACAATTAGTGAACATTGATAGCGGTTCTTTTCATAAAGAAGGAGTAGATAAAGTTGGTACACTGATTCGAAAACAGTTTGAAGACCTTGGCATGAATGTAAAGGTTCATCGGGAATCCAAATATGGAAACCATCTTGAAATCATGCACGATCATGACAGTCAACCGAAAATAATCATTATTGCCCATATGGATACCGTTTTTCCAGCAGGCGAGGTTAAAAAAAGACCTTATAAAGTCATTGGCAATAAGGCATATGGACCAGGTGTGAGTGATGAAAAAGCAAGCCATGTTGCCGTTCTCTTTGCATTAAAAGCTTTAAAAGCAAGCGGTTCGGATGCTTATAAAAATGTTCATATTATTTTTAATAGTGATGAAGAAATTGGTTCCCCTACCTCAAAAGCCATTATAAAAGAAGCAGCTAAGCAAAAGGACTATTCACTTGTTGTTGAATCTGGACGACCAAATGATGGCATTGTTACGGAAAGAAAAGGAGTTGGATGTTTTGTTTTCGAAGTAAAAGGTAAAAGTGCCCATGCAGGTGTTGAACCGGAGAGCGGCAGGAGTGCTATAGAGGAACTTGCCCATAAGATTATTAAACTCCAAAAATTAAACGATTACGAGACAGGATTATCTGTTAATGTCGGCTTAATTGAGGGTGGGATTTCAACCAATACAATTCCTTCCAATGCTACGGCTCATGTGGATGTAAGGGTAAAAAATATGAAACAAGCAGAAGAAATAACAAGTAAAATAAACGAAATTGCTCATGAAGAATATGTTTCAGGAACAGAAACAAAGCTTAGCGGAAAAATCGATAGACCCCCAATGGAGAAGGTTGAAGGTACAGAAGAGCTACTTCACATTATTCGATCTGTAGGGGAAGAATTGGGGATGTCGATTCGTGAAGTGAGTTCAGGAGGTGGTTCGGATGCATCCTATACTTCAACAGAAGGAATTCCAACTGTCGATGGAATGGGACCGCTTGGTGAGTTTTCTCATAGTGAAACAAATGAGTACGTAGATTTAAGCTCTCTTTCTAAACGAACAGCTTTACTTGCTTTAACAATTGAACGCTTAAGCCGCGCAAAACAATAAGTAACTAAATAGAGAATAAAGCTACTTTCTAAAAGGCTGTTTTTGCAAACTTTGTACTATTTACCAAGTCGGGCGGTGTGCCTCCTCGGCGTAAACGCCTGCATGAGTCTCACCTGTCCCGCTGCTCTATGCAGGAGTCTCGCAATCTGCTCCAATCAACTTTATATAGTTTTCATTTTAAAAGCAACAATCTCTTTGAAAAGAGCCTTCTAAAAACATGTAAAATTACCCTATTATCCTTTTAGAGAGGGGGTATTTGTTATGTGTAATCGTCTTTAACCCACTTACACCATAATGAATTTTGCTCTTTCATACATTCCCGTCATTTTAAAATATTACAATAATGATAAACATCTTTGTAACCTATGAGTAAAAATGGATAGAAATTAACCTAATTTTATGATAAATATTAATTTTACAACATTGGATAATGACGTTGTTTCATGATAAACACTAGTATAATATAATCTTTATTCCTAAAAAAATCTCAAATTAGTTTCCTTGTATAATATCAGTTTACAATGGTCTGATAGTTTCTACCTGGCAGCCGCTTTTAAATGCCGGACTACAAGGAAGTGTGAAAAAAATAGAAAAAGCTTATGGGATCGTAAACTTTGATCATTCCCTTTCATACATGCTCTTATTTTTTCATACTTTCTGTCTTGCTGCTGAAGGTGTGAAGAAATAAGAGTTTTTATTTGGGTAAAATTTCATCTGGAGTTGTTATACATGTTCTTTTTATTAAATATCCTCGGAATATTGGTTGTCACCGGTCTCGTCTACCTTTGCTCGCCTGCAAAACGAATCGTTAAGTGGCGGTCAATCCTTAGTTTATTCATTGTTGAATTGCTCATTACATGGTTTATGCTAACAACTACAGTAGGAGCATGGACAATTGATAAGATTGCTTCCTTCTTTACTTGGTTGGTAGCATGCGCTAATTCTGGAATCTCGTTTGTTTTTCCTTCAGTAATGGCTAACGAAACGGTTGATTTCTTCTTTAGCGCCTTAATGCCAATTATTTTCATTGTTACTTTCTTCGATATATTGACTTATTTCGGTATCATGACTTGGATCATTAATAAAGTCGGCTGGGTGATTTCGAAAATTTCTGGATTACCTAAGTTAGAGAGCTTTTTCTCAATTCAAATGATGTTTCTTGGAAACACCGAAGCTCTTGCCGTTATCCGTCAACAACTTGTTGTTCTTAAGAACAACCGCTTATTGACATTTGGAATTATGAGCATGAGCAGTATTAGCGGTTCGATTATTGGGGCATATTTGACGATGGTTCCTGCCGAGTATGTTTTTGCTGCTATCCCGTTAAATTGCTTAAACGCACTATTGATTGCAAGTATTTTACATCCTGTAGAAGTTAGCAAAGACGAAGACATTGTATATGTTCCTCCAAAAGAAGAGCGTAAAGATTTCTTTTCTACGATCTCAAACAGTATGCTTGTCGGCATGAACATGGTAATCGTTATCTTAGCGATGGTCATCGGATATGTTGCTTTAACAAGTGCCCTGAACGGTATTCTTGGTTTCTTAGTCAATGGATTGACAATTGAAAAGATTTTTGGTGTCATTTTTAGCCCATTTGCTTTCTTGCTTGGTTTAGGTGGTCAAGATGCCATGTATGTTGCTTCATTAATGGGAATTAAAATCTCAACAAATGAATTTGTGGCGATGATGGACTTAAAGAACCATTTAAATGAATTGGACCCGCACACAGTTGCGGTAGCTGTAACGTTCTTGACCTCATTCGCGAACTTTAGTACTGTTGGCATGATTTATGGAACTTATAACTCTATTTTCGGTGAAAAAGGTTCCGAGGTAATCGGTAAAAATGTTTGGAAGCTATTAGTTAGCGGAATGGCTGTTTCCCTATTAAGCGCTATGATCGTTGGATTATTTGTTTGGTAAAAATAAATGAGATGTAATAGCTGAACTGATCATTTAAATATTCTTTACACATGAAACAATATCTCTTTTTACCTAAGAAAATAATAAAAAATAATCAATATTATCCATTTGCTTTACAATGCGCTATCTGTTATGCTAAATAAGAATTATTTTTGTTCGGTCTGTAAGGAAAGAATAAGTATACTAACTTTTCACCTTTGATTTCTAATTGAGCAACTATAGTAATAAATTGTGGGAATATCCACACAGGAGGAAACAA from Metabacillus sediminilitoris carries:
- a CDS encoding sugar ABC transporter substrate-binding protein, whose product is MKSSFVFLLCIVVISAIIIFFITKKMEVPKPKIVVVLKDLDTQYWEIVKAGAEKGFQDFGIDGEVIAPSTESEEADHEEMLKKILFEKPDVLVCAPIEVPKYMSVLEEFIEDKIPVLLLDTNIPLEGKASYIGTDNYKLGRKAGELLASELYPGDEVAVIAGNMTSQVSGERVKGAKLSLEEAGIIIASEKVDLPNESVPVKQAMKEILQNHPNVKGVIATTDIMALNAFDQLEAQGKKMPVIGADGIIEMVKLVDEGKLPGTVAQNPYDMGYLSVQAAMKVAKGNNVDSVIDSGVDIIVKGNGNERMNFLKNVLE
- the guaC gene encoding GMP reductase, yielding MENVFDYEDIQLIPAKCIVDSRSECDTTVTLGEHKFKLPVVPANMQTIIDEKIAIYLAEKGYFYVMHRFQPEKRVSFIKDMKSRGLIASISVGVKEEEYGFIQQLSEENLVPEYITIDIAHGHSNAVIKMIHHIKKLLPQSFVIAGNVGTPEAVRELENAGADATKVGIGPGKVCITKIKTGFGTGGWQLAALRWCAKAASKPIIADGGIRTHGDIAKSIRFGASMVMIGSLFAGHEESPGETIEKDGKLYKAYFGSASEFQKGEKKNVEGKRMYVEHKGSLIDTLIEMEQDLQSSISYAGGKKLDAIRNVDYVVVKNSIFNGDKTF
- a CDS encoding MaoC family dehydratase: MCVRISRSFTITEEKMMKYASLSGDFNPIHLYQDEAERSGFKAPIAHGMLTMGLSLDIVSSFTEKGMMVFTFQMQFLKPIYMNDTIHLVAKIMLEGEIVDLFIEGRNNENEAVVRGKLSLADGDYIKKDEQVLHNLLT
- a CDS encoding acetyl-CoA C-acyltransferase, which translates into the protein MTRAVIVKAKRTVIGKKDGFLKQYSPEQLAAFVIRDIVQDLTEPVDDIILGNVVGPGGNIARLSALESGLPYSVPGVTIDRQCGSGLEAIRIACHLIQGGAGEIFLAGGVESTSQSKYEKRARFSPDHIGDPDMGVAAEYVAEKYGITRSMQDEYALLSYKRAMHSLKNNYYSDELVKINDVSLQDERLNPKLNYERMLHRLSPCFKENGTVTLGNCCGINDGAAAVLIMSEGKAEELGYQPVLRFVDSIVTGLNPNYPATGPIPAVSKILFKHSLSIRDIDLIELNEAFASKVVACARELGIPYGKLNIEGGAIALGHPYGASGAILVTRLFYEVQRYKVNYIISTIGIGGGIGIAILWESMI
- a CDS encoding AMP-binding protein, which codes for MKITSTYKSFAERADNRIAIVTDDERVTYGDWLNLVQRTAASFYKETVINKRVALFLPNGRLFLQLFAGASEAGWASIVGDMRWKEREIVERLQQVTPDLIIADEKMKEFFHQHPIKTIFSDEIEEWLGSNIDIQDKDENVPFYIGFTSGSTGQPKAFIRSHHSWIESFRCNQVDLEMTEKEHVLIPGSFVNSTFLYGALSTLFLGGTIYVLKKFSPARLMNSLRTYPISTVYVVPTMIQGLLNAGYFHEQSVSFISTGAKWLPSVKSKMRQQFPNATFYEFYGSSELSYVSVLKNDEQVSYADSVGRVFHNVEISIRNEKGREVKVGEDGILYVKSKMLFDGYLNNEQETKKVLQGEWATVYDIAKIDEKGYIYLLGRQNDMILYGGMNIYPQEIEQVLKRYEGVDEAVVLGIDDEYWGEKVAAFINGNVSLPLLKSYCLKTLSSYKIPQIWRKVDTFPYTTGGKISRQEIKKLFEKGALK
- a CDS encoding biotin transporter BioY; its protein translation is MKVKKLIYVSMFATIMGALGLLPPIFTGVSPVPITLQTLGVMLSGSVLGARFGPKYAALSQILFLLLVMTGLPLLSGGRGGIGVFFSPSGGYLIGWILGAYVIGFLAYRMKSVSFIKILLANILGGILVVYLFGIPIQALMMNVSIDHAALLSLVYIPGDLLKVIVASLLAVKLQHSIPISERLEV
- a CDS encoding phosphoglycerate dehydrogenase; translated protein: MTTITLDKVKTIKTLNNIAESGLNVFNTERFTIDNDSENPDAIVLRSFNMHNMELNNNLKAIARAGAGVNNIPVDKCTEQGIVVFNTPGANANAVKEMVLTSLMASSRNLFAGVEWTKTLDGEGDQIPKLVEAGKKQFVGKEIKGKTLGVIGLGAIGALVANDALDLDMDVIGFDPFISVDTAWNLSRNVQRAMTLEQLFANSDYITVHVPLTNDTKGMFNNETFAIMKPGVHILNFSRGELVNETDMEAALESGKVGKYITDFPNANVLKMKNAVPIPHLGASTKESEENCAIMAARQVKEFLETGNIKNSVNFPNASIPYTGKRRVAAFHKNVPNMVGQITLAFSSYHLNIADMVNRSRGEYAYTLIDIDNEVNADIIPELEEKIKEIEGIVTTRII
- a CDS encoding M20 family metallopeptidase, with translation MNNVETYLESRLPEMKSLLEQLVNIDSGSFHKEGVDKVGTLIRKQFEDLGMNVKVHRESKYGNHLEIMHDHDSQPKIIIIAHMDTVFPAGEVKKRPYKVIGNKAYGPGVSDEKASHVAVLFALKALKASGSDAYKNVHIIFNSDEEIGSPTSKAIIKEAAKQKDYSLVVESGRPNDGIVTERKGVGCFVFEVKGKSAHAGVEPESGRSAIEELAHKIIKLQKLNDYETGLSVNVGLIEGGISTNTIPSNATAHVDVRVKNMKQAEEITSKINEIAHEEYVSGTETKLSGKIDRPPMEKVEGTEELLHIIRSVGEELGMSIREVSSGGGSDASYTSTEGIPTVDGMGPLGEFSHSETNEYVDLSSLSKRTALLALTIERLSRAKQ
- a CDS encoding nucleoside transporter C-terminal domain-containing protein — translated: MFFLLNILGILVVTGLVYLCSPAKRIVKWRSILSLFIVELLITWFMLTTTVGAWTIDKIASFFTWLVACANSGISFVFPSVMANETVDFFFSALMPIIFIVTFFDILTYFGIMTWIINKVGWVISKISGLPKLESFFSIQMMFLGNTEALAVIRQQLVVLKNNRLLTFGIMSMSSISGSIIGAYLTMVPAEYVFAAIPLNCLNALLIASILHPVEVSKDEDIVYVPPKEERKDFFSTISNSMLVGMNMVIVILAMVIGYVALTSALNGILGFLVNGLTIEKIFGVIFSPFAFLLGLGGQDAMYVASLMGIKISTNEFVAMMDLKNHLNELDPHTVAVAVTFLTSFANFSTVGMIYGTYNSIFGEKGSEVIGKNVWKLLVSGMAVSLLSAMIVGLFVW